One genomic segment of Rivularia sp. PCC 7116 includes these proteins:
- a CDS encoding Nif3-like dinuclear metal center hexameric protein: MKVNDLIIWFEEWANPAWQEKWDNCGWQVEPGVLNEDAGVLVCLTPTLAVMEEAIGLKKSGHPVNLIFAHHPLIFNPPKLLRTGDAIGEMVRLAFIHQIGIYSAHTNFDQVNDGTADVLAQLLNLKDVFPIVNTQPGLGYGRVGVLQPCLSLRQLLKKIQSLLKQSNLVLSPHNDLDISVDKVAVLGGSGASFIQSVKKTGATVYLTSDCKFHQFQESRDAGIILVDAGHYATERPACEALAAKFASLNLTFVGLSSFDEDFRQFFL, encoded by the coding sequence ATGAAAGTTAACGATTTAATAATCTGGTTTGAGGAATGGGCTAATCCAGCATGGCAAGAAAAATGGGACAATTGCGGTTGGCAGGTAGAACCAGGAGTGTTAAATGAAGATGCAGGGGTTCTAGTTTGTCTAACTCCTACTTTGGCTGTGATGGAAGAAGCTATCGGTTTAAAAAAATCCGGTCATCCGGTGAATTTAATCTTTGCTCACCACCCTTTAATTTTCAATCCCCCTAAATTGCTACGTACTGGTGATGCAATTGGTGAAATGGTACGTTTAGCGTTTATTCATCAAATTGGTATATACAGCGCTCATACTAATTTCGATCAGGTGAATGATGGTACTGCTGACGTTTTAGCGCAACTTTTAAATCTTAAGGATGTGTTTCCTATAGTAAATACTCAACCTGGCTTAGGATATGGGCGTGTTGGTGTTCTCCAACCTTGCTTAAGCTTGCGGCAATTACTTAAAAAAATTCAATCTTTGTTAAAACAATCAAATCTAGTTCTTTCTCCACATAATGACTTAGATATATCAGTAGACAAAGTTGCCGTTTTAGGCGGCTCGGGAGCTAGCTTTATTCAGTCGGTTAAAAAAACTGGTGCGACAGTATATTTAACTTCTGACTGTAAATTTCACCAGTTTCAAGAAAGTCGCGATGCTGGAATTATTTTGGTTGATGCCGGACATTATGCTACCGAACGTCCTGCATGTGAAGCTCTAGCTGCTAAATTTGCTTCTCTTAATCTTACTTTTGTGGGTTTAAGCAGCTTTGATGAAGATTTTCGCCAATTTTTTCTTTAG